GTCGTCTAAGAAAGCACCTCACGATAGGCAGGGGCACCAAGCCGCTTCCATGTGGGAACACTGGCTCTTAGGTCTTCGCAGgacttttgtgtttctataataacctgttaataaatattttccctCAGGGCCACAGTTTTCTTATTAAAGTTCCAAGGAACTGCTTTTAGTTACTGCTTAAAGCACTTCAGATTTAAGGGCATTCCCCCCCGCACCCCGCCACGGGACTTGAGAAGCTCCAAGGTTGAAACACACCTTGGGGATTTAATCCACAGACAGCTTGGATCACATCCTGGTGTTGGAGTGAATAAGGGGGAGAACTAGTCAGTGCCCAGGGTGTTACACACTTTGGATAAACTGATTCGTGATGTAGGTAGATGAGGATTTAAGATGCCCTACTGAACTTTTTCTCCCCTGCCCCGTTATGATTACTGGGATTTGGTTATTTACTAAAGTTGGCTTTTCACTTAGCCTGGCCTTTTCAGTCTTGGGAAAGGCCCATTTCCACAGTCTCAGGATGAGGTTCcaggagttttttggtttttaaaatgaaagcatcGACCTGGCCTTTTCAGTGATCCTTGAGTTGAGAATTTGCTGCAAGTGCCGAGTTCTGACACGGTAGGTGATGACGCAACCAACCCTTTGTTCTGCTTTTCCACAGGTGTTCAGATCTATGACCGGACGAGTATTCTTCATGTTATGGTCAGAAAAGGTCAAGTCACTGGTGTGGAGACAGATAAAGGACAGATCCAGTGCCAGTATTTTGTCAACTGCGCTGGTCAGGTAGGTTAGCAGCAATACTGGGTCACTGATTTTCTTATTTACCTCTTGTCTCCAGGATTTTTTGGCGTAGAGACGGAAGGTTAGTATTGTGACGGAATAAACAGACGCCAGGGACCACACTGTTTCTTGTGTGGATGGGAAAACTCAGAATTCTCGCACTCCAAATCGGAACCCTGTACTTACTCCTCATATAGAAGCACTGGTGACCTTTCCTTCCTCCACCCTGGTGACTGGTGCTGTCCTGGTCCGGAAGGCCAGGAAACAATTGATCTTGACATAAATCAGCCCTTGGCGTTTGGTCTTTCTTTGGTGATTCATTTCATCCTATCACCCAGCAAATAAGTAGTAGGCGGTTTTATTGTGCCAGGAGCATGCATTCAGTTTCCAGAACACTACGCCGCTGTTGGTCTGGGGGCAGACTGGCCCCTTGCCTCCCCCTCCACAGTCTTAAGGGGACCTAGGAATACTCTCTGACCTGTGAAGTTCTTTTGTGATTGGTATCTGGGGTTTGCAGTTGAGGCCAGGCATTCTGTTAAAAGGGCCTTGCTTGCTCCCCACGAGTTCCTTTTACAGCTGGTAAATCGGTCCTCCTTTGAGCTAAGAGTAAATTTTGTGCTTTAAAGGGTATAGTGTTGCTCCCCATCCGATAACTGAACTACAGCAGGCGGGAGCTTGGCTTCCCACAGCTGACATGGTAGCGAGAGTGCCCATTAGCTGCTTGAAATTAAACTCTTCTCAAGCGGCTGAACTTGCTCATTTGTCTCTCTGTTCCTCTTCCACCCACAAATCAATCTGTCCGTTTGTAGTGGGCATACGAGCTGGGTCTGTCCAACGAGGAGCCGGTCAGTATCCCGTTACATGCCTGCGAGCACTTCTACCTTCTGACTCGCCCCCTGGAGACCCCCCTGCAGAGCAACGCACCAAGTGAGGACTCGcactttgtttttaatcttgtttCCTTGCCACCGTTCTGTCCTCTGCAGAGGAAGGCTTTCTGCTAAGGACAGACTGTGCCCAAAGAGTCTTGTCTTTTCTGGAGCATGTTACAGGGAGGGGGACCCAATTCTAACTTTCCTGTAATAACTGACTCCTTATGAAAATGCCCACTCTGGCCATCCCACTTCagcaattttgtttgttttttggcaaGTTAACTGTAATTCCAAATTGAGAATGTTTGGAATGTAACCTAAGAGTTTTTGTCTCAATGCTGTACATAGTGGAGATGTCACAGGTGAGCTATTCAGTGACTCCCGGTGCCGTGGGAGGGTTTGATGTCACTTTGAGGTCTTCGTCCCTAGAGTGGGCTCTGCAGCCCCCTTTCTGTTAGGCTTTCACGTGGCACAGTGGCAGTTACGTAGTTTGGTTGGTTGTGAGGACTAGTTAAAGCTTCTAGGTAACTGATCTGGTTAGGCATAGTCTGAGAAAGTCTCCACTGTAAACCTGAGAGGGAGGATCCTCCCCCATGAGCGGGAAAGGTATTTTCAAGCTGATGAGAGCCTGTGTTCACTGGATGCTGTGTGGCTAATAAAGCCTATAATTGGTGTTTTTGTTGTGCTTCTCTTTCTGTCCATCTGGAATGCTGGCTGGGCCCTAAACCCTGTTTCTTCTCTcctactccccacccccttgtCATTTCTCTTCCTCAGCTATTGTGGACGCTGACGGAAGAATTTATATTCGGAACTGGCAGGGTGGCATCTTGTCTGGGGGCTTTGAGAAGAACCCGAAACCAATTTTCACTGAGGGCAAGAACCAGCTGGAGATTCAGAATCTACAGGAAGACTGGGATCACTTTGGTATGTGAACTAGGTTGTAACACGAATGCCttacattttaaagcattttcagGAATGCAGGCATACCTCGTTTTATTGTTCTTCGCAGATACTGCGTCTTGaataaattgaaggtttgtggcaactctgtGTTGAGCAAGCTTGTTGGTGCCATTTTCCATTTACTCCCTTTGTGTCtctcacattttggtaattgtggcttttttattattattattatatttgttataatcTATGATCGGTGATCTTTgttgttactattgcaaaaaaaaaagatttgctgaaggctcagatcatggttagcatattttagcaattttttttttttacgtttttttttagaagttttaaTAATGCACTGAAGTCTGAAtgagttgactttttaaaaagtttttctgagatctagttaaggtacaatattgtataagtttcaggtgtacaacataatgactcataatttttaagttatagtccattttcagttattataaaatattctctGTCCTGTACAATGTAGGTCTGTAGCTTGTTTATCTTGTACATGGTAGTTGTTCCTCTTGatctcctgcctctctcctgccccctcttccttccctctccccactggtaagtGCTGGTTCATCCTCTgattctgtgagtctgcttctttctttctctctcttttatttaattcactagttcattttcttttttagattccacatataagtgataacatacagtatttgtctttctctgactcatttcactaagCAAGCATAATACcgtccaagtccatccatgttgcaaatggcaaaatttcatttttttcttacagctgagtcttccattatatatatatatatatatgtacgtatgtatgtgtgtgtgtgtgtgtgtgtgtgtgtatatatatatatatatatatatatatatatatatatatatatatatatatgtaaccaCGTTTATTTTAcccatctgtctatggacatttagttgcttgcacatcttggctattgtaataatgcatctatgaacattggggcattggggtgcatgaatcttttcaaattagtgtagcagtaaagtatttaattttattttaaatttgtttttaaggtATGTGCATTGCTTTTTTAGGCATAATGCTgtcacacacacattaaaaaatacactaCAGTAGAGTGTAAACATACTATTTACATATTATAGCCAGtgggaaaccagaaaattcaGTGACTCGCTATATTGCAACATTCGCTTTACTGAGGTGGTCTAGAACTGAACCGAGGTATGCCTCCGTAGTtccttatttgatttttgtaACAACACCATTCGGTGGTTACAGAGGGCAGTCTACAGAGTTTGTCTGGTCTGAGGATACAGTTACTGGTGAACAGACTCAGGGAACTAAAAATCTTGGATCTCGGTTAAATGATTTTTGGCTTCTCTTACTTACCTAACATCACTGCTGAAATTTTAGGCTAGGAGGAAACCTTCTTTTGATAGGACTTCGTATAAAattgaagagaattttaaaaagcagaattgtTTTGTTAATACGTTCTTctactcaattttaaaataattttaatttattgaataGGTCATATAGTCACATGGTCCCAAATTCAAAAGCTATGAAAGGGACTAGAATGAAGAGTGTCCCTCCTTCCCTTTAGAACTTAATTTTGGGGACATTTCAGACTTTTAAAAGTGGGGAGAACAGTATAAACCCCAATGTACCCACCAGCCTGCTTCAGCCTGGTGTGTCATCTGTTACCACTGTCCCACTGGCTTATTCCCTGACTGTGGACTTACCTTAAAACAGGCCGAGGCTCTGTCGTTTGCTGCTGTTCCAACTTAGGTGACATTGTCTTTAATTGCAGATCTCCTTGGGGGCCATTTAAGGGCTTTCCCTCGAGTTCTGATCCCTTTGAGATTGTCCTCTGTAGGCACGGGTGGTATCTGCTCTCCCTCAGCCCCTTTCCTCTCTAGAGAgtatctttctttcctctccatcTGTATTTATGTCGATCACTTTGTAGGTACGCCCCACGATTCCACCACGGTTTCTGCTTCTGATAAATGGCCAAGCTGGCTCTTCTTAGGAAAGCTCTCCAAGAGAATTTTCTAAAAGGAGGGAGGTAGAGAAGCGTAAGGGGTAGAATGTTTGGGGCTTCCCTAAAGCTGGGAACTCTGTTTTGGTTTGCTGTTGTTGCTCAGAGCCCCTGCTGAGTTCCCTCCTGCGTCGGATGCCAGAACTGGAGGCTCTGGAGATCGTGAAGTTGGTGAACTGCCCTGAGACCTTCACCCCGGACATGAGGTGCCTCATGGGAGAGTCTCCTTCAGTGCAGGGCTACTTTGTCCTGGCGGGAATGAACTCTGCTGGCCTTTCGTTTGGCGGGGGAGCCGGAAAGTAAGTCCTTCTCACTCAGACTCAGCTTGCTGGGCTTCTTCCTTTCTGGAGCTACTCCTTGTCAGTACGGCCTGTAATGTACTTAATCCAGTATGCACATGCAATTGACAGTCGTATCCCCTTCAAAGTTCTCACCCTGGGAGGCCCAGAAACGTCACTGTACTAAACGCTGGTGGAAGTCCTCTTTTGGAGTTAGCCTTGGAGCCTGTGGGATGTTCTTCTGTACTACTTCAGTCGTAACAAATGTTGGTCCTTTGTATATCTGATTTTGGAAACAACCAGTTGTGATGAATGAGATAGAAGATGATGCTGATTACagatggttttattttaaaatttggcagtaataaaaattaagacagtgttgaaaggacaaatactgtgtaaCATCCCCTTATATGAATCCTTAGAATAGTCCAATTCATAGAGACTGATGTAGAATGGTTATTGCCAGGGGCTAGGCCAGGGAGGatgggagtgactgcttaatgaatacagaattttggtTTTGGAAGGTGAAAAGAATTTTGAAGATGGTTTGTGTTGATGGTTATAGACAATGTGAAAGTACTttataccactgaactatacatttgaaaataataaagatggtaAATTTTTATGCTgcgtatattttaccacaattttaaaatttttgaaattataacGAACAAGTATTTTTTTGTAGAATGGTTCTGAAAACAGTTACAGAATAGATGTTACCAAAAACGTCTGGAGCAAAGGAGATACGGCCACATAACTGTGTAACCTCCTGAGGTGACTATAGAAAAAAAGCTCATTGGTTGTGTAAATTAGAGTACTTTTGTATGTACATTTTAGTCTTGTTTCTGCAGAGTTGTGGCTTATCTATTAAATACTTTCTAGGGAATCTTATCATTAGAGCTAAAGTCTCCACGGTGGTCTTGCAAGAGCAATAAATGAGTCCAATTTGTTTCTCCCAGAAGTTGAGGAAATTACCCAGAATTGCTCACCTAGTCTGTGACAAGATCTGGTCTTTCGGTTCTGTTGGTGCTTGATTCCTAGCACAGCACTGAGTGAGTCACAGTGCTGAGAGGCCCAGCAACTCCCCCCATCCACACAGGTACCTCGCTGAATGGATGGTGCATGGCTATCCCTCAGAAAACGTCTGGGAACTGGACTTGAAGCGTTTTGGAGCCCTCCAGAGCAGCCGCACCTTTCTGCGCCACCGGGTCATGGAAGTCATGCGTAAGTGAAGCTTTGTCCCTGCCGCACCTCACTGCAGGCCTATTCTGTCATCCACAGGACCAAATGCTGCCTCGGTTCTTTAGTAATTGCTTTAAGTTGGGCTTCTGATGTTTAGTGGTTTCAGGCCAGTGTTGTGGGCATTATGCCCACATGGTTGATATGGAACATTTCTTTAGTGTATTGTACCTTATTTACCTTGTGGACCAGGAAAGAGGAGCTGGACATACAGGTGGCAGTTACTGCCATGTCCTTGCTGCAGCTTGTATATGCCCACCTTTGCCTCCCATCTGCTGTGCTGTGTCAGAGTGAATGCTCTCACTCCCTACTTGGTGTTTGGGATCATGTTCCTTTCCAAGGAGAACTGGAATTTGCCAAGTTAGTCTCAAAGCTTCAGGATTCTTCAAGTGACTTCCGTCATTGACCCGTCATATGCTAGCAAGATAGGAAACTGCTTCGCATGTAAATACAAATCATCCCTACTCTCTTTCTCCTTGTTTTTGCTTCCCTCTGACTTTGAAGGACTGGATTCCTTTAACTTCTTAGTCTATCTTGTCTTGGCTTTATTTTCTAATGAGCCCTCAAGAATTGAACCAAATgagattttgatttcattttcctgTACTGAAGAACTATTCTCAGACTTGCCAAAACATATCTAAATATTTTGGGCATATTTATGCTCAGGACAAGTTTCTACATTGGCGGTGACCACCATTCTTGTTTAAGGATGGACTTGGTTTAGTAGCTGGAAGTTCCATTCGCAGTGAGGACTCTGGATGACCTTTCACACCTGTGTGCTCACTTTTGGCCTCTAGCAGAGAATTCACATTCATGGCAGTTAAAGGACCTGGTAGCAATATGTGTAATTGCTATGGTTCCTtatttttagcaaatattttgGTTACAGTGTTGAACTATTACAAGTCTAGGTTTCTCCATCTGTAGTTACTTTGGAACCTGTGCAAATAGCAACTGAGCTTGAGCTTCTTCTTGATGATGTGGCACTTTTGGTGGCCTCCTCAGATTCTCAAAATATGGAAGTTGCAGGCATGGTAGAAAATGAGGAAGGGGAGAATAGAACCTGAAGCCTCAGAGTGGGGTGTGACAGTACAAGGACTCCAACATGCCTGCCTTCGTCTCCCGGCCTCGCCCCACACAAACATGCCTCTTGTTTGGCATGGTGTGAAGTCAGGTCTTCTCTCTGGAAAGGACTAGAGATCATAGTCTTTCTGGATATTTTCACTTATTGCTATTGCAGATTGGACAGTAGGAGAAAGGAATTCTGACCCTAGCTTTATGTGAATAATGTCACTGGGACAGTACTGCATAACCTGTCAGATTTCAGAGCCACCACGTCAAGGTAGGCTGTGTGCCCTTTCACTTCAGAAATGGTTAATTAGGAAACATGTGTAACAGGTCTGAGGCTCCAACCACACAGGCACTGGAAGGAATCAAGtgccattttttcacattttgtaaCAACCTGTGTCCCACGTAGATATATAACCTTCATCTCTGCTGGGAGCTCAGCAAGGTTTAGAACCATGACATTTCTCCCACTGTTTCTGCCTACTAATTTGGAGCAGTAATTATGAACCAAGACCTAGGGTCGTTAATGACTCACAGCTGTATAACTCTGTGGAGGAGCAATGCCAGCTCTTGCAGTGTGATCCTTTCTTCTAGAACATGCCTACTTTACTTGGTACTGTTTGGCAAATTAGGCCACAGCAGCCTGGAAAGCATGCTGTTTTGAATAGGAGCAGAGTCTTGTGGATATTGGTTGCTCAGCTCTGTGCTTTCAGACTGCTCTTATCTTCTAGCTCTGCTGTATGACCTGAAGGTTCCCCGTTGGGACTTCCAGACCGGGAGGCAGCTACGCACGTCTCCTCTCTATGACCGGCTGGATGCACAAGGAGCCAGGTGGATGGAGAAACATGGATTTGAGAGGCCAAAGTACTTTGTGCCACCAGACAAGGGTAAGAAGGCacattctcatttttgttttgttttggtcctGAGAATAATAAAACTTGTTCTTAAATGTATATAGGTAGACTGTGTTCCTgggagaataaataataaaaacctaCTATATTGTACTATTCAAGGATACACCCCAGTATAAATCCCCTCCTTTTCTGTCTTCgttttttctgtcctgcagaccTCCTGGCGTTGGAGCAGAGCAAGACTTTCTATAAGCCAGACTGGTTTGACATTGTGGAATCTGAAGTCAAGTGTTGTAAGGAGGCCGTGTGTGTCATTGACATGTCCTCTTTCACAAAATTTGAAATAACAGTAAGTATttggttatactgtatagcacagggaagatcttgtggtagctcacagtgaaaaaaaatgtgacaatgaatatatgtatgttcatgtataactgaaaaattgtgctctacactggaatttgacacaatattgtaaaatgatgataactcaattaaaaaaaaagttaaaaaaaaagtatttgggaACCAAGACAACAGATTTGGAAATTgcgtatttattgaatgcctctCGTTTTTCATCCATCTCTTCAAAACTGATTCTGTAAGAACTCTTGTATATTTTAGTGTTTCACCTTCATTATaacatttttccaaatttttagcTTTGTTTCTGGGGTTTTTATCTGCTTGCAGAGGCCCATTTATCATTAGAATAGCTAGCTTTCTCTAGAGCTTCTTGAAGCAGAGTAAATCTGCAAATATTATTGTACCAGCTAATCGCATTTTCTCAGCAAATGGCCTTACGCAGTGGTCAGGCTGAGTTACGGAGCCAGAGGTTCTTATATTCGTTCTCCCTGCTTCATTTCCTAACCCTGCAGTCCACTGGGGATCAGGCACTGGAAGTCCTACAGTACCTCTTCTCCAATGACCTGGACGTGCCCGTGGGCCATATCGTGCATACGGGCATGCTCAACCAGGGCGGCGGGTACGAGAACGACTGCAGCATAGCTCGACTGAGCAAGCGCAGGTGAGCCGCACGCGCTGCTCCCTCTACGCAGTGCTCCCTCCGCACTCCACCCTCACAGCTGGGGCAGCGCCAGCACTCTGCGAGTTTCCAGGAAACTAATtacactgaagggaaaaaaaaatgccattaacTCATGGCCAGTTCATCAGTAGCCCAGCATACTCAAAATCacgagaagaaaaaaaagaaacccaccaGATTATGTAAAACTCAGTGTGGAAAAACTAGTTACCCTCCTGGGGGAAGATGCCTTATCTCACATAGATCTGTAGAATTTCTTGGGACTAACAGGAAGCTAGaatcttctgttttattattatgtgaTACATCCTCAAAGTATATGCTGTTGACCTTCCCTAAAAGCTAAGAGATCCTTTGCCAGGATTCTACTCATTGCCCTGAAACTAGCTGAGAACTTAGTGCTTCCTGATCATTTTTCTGCTGCCTGGTTTTGATTACTTTTGGGTCTCactttcagtttcttcatgattTCTCCAACTGACCAGCAGGTCCACTGTTGGGCCTGGCTTAAGAAATACATGCCGGAAGACAGCAACCTGATTCTGGAGGACGTCACCTGGAAATATACCGGTAAGGCGGCCCTCTGGGGTCAGCTAGCGAGAAAAGGCCAGCTGGTCCAAGTTGACCCAGATTTATCTTCTCCATTTGCCTTCTTTATATCTGACATTCAAAAATGAGTGTTAGAAGCCTGGGAGAGGCTTCTGGTGATAGAATTGATCTCTGATGCTTCCCCACGTTTTTATAAGTGAGGTGTGGAATGAGTTAGTGCTTCAGTTTGTGGTTTATTCACTGCTGTCCCCTACAGCATGTAGGAGTGcagatacttgttgaatgaataactcacttttaaagtatttttatattacctgcatattattttcttcaaaatttccccttagttttttctttaatgagtaaataatttttaaggataactttaatttcctcattcTCTCTTCCTAAGCAGTCCTAGCAGGGAGCAGCCCCTCCTCTTCTGCCATCCCATTCCAGGTTtaaccctccctcctcccactaaTCAGACTCCTTCCCCTCACCTCCACCAGGCCCTCAGCCTAATTCATCATGGTAGCAAATATAATTACCTTCTTGCTACCAGATTGGAAGACTATAGACACTTATTGAAACAAGGCTTGTTTTTTAGTTCATTTGAGAGTGGTTGATGT
This genomic interval from Vicugna pacos chromosome 9, VicPac4, whole genome shotgun sequence contains the following:
- the PDPR gene encoding pyruvate dehydrogenase phosphatase regulatory subunit, mitochondrial isoform X2, which encodes MFHRLLSVVRRQRNGRGWQKWSSVRSGAFVAEAHSVALPAEAHVVICGGGIMGTSVAYHLSKMGWKDIVLLEQGRLAAGSTRFCAGILSTARHLTIEQKMADYSNKLYHQLEQETGIQTGYIRTGSIFLAQTQDRLISLKRVNSRLNVIGIPSEIISPRKVAELHPLLNVHDLVGAMHVPEDAVVSSADVALALASAASQNGVQIYDRTSILHVMVRKGQVTGVETDKGQIQCQYFVNCAGQWAYELGLSNEEPVSIPLHACEHFYLLTRPLETPLQSNAPTIVDADGRIYIRNWQGGILSGGFEKNPKPIFTEGKNQLEIQNLQEDWDHFEPLLSSLLRRMPELEALEIVKLVNCPETFTPDMRCLMGESPSVQGYFVLAGMNSAGLSFGGGAGKYLAEWMVHGYPSENVWELDLKRFGALQSSRTFLRHRVMEVMPLLYDLKVPRWDFQTGRQLRTSPLYDRLDAQGARWMEKHGFERPKYFVPPDKDLLALEQSKTFYKPDWFDIVESEVKCCKEAVCVIDMSSFTKFEITSTGDQALEVLQYLFSNDLDVPVGHIVHTGMLNQGGGYENDCSIARLSKRSFFMISPTDQQVHCWAWLKKYMPEDSNLILEDVTWKYTALNLIGPRAVDVLSELSYAPMTPDHFPSLFCKEMSVGYANGIRVMSMTHTGEPGFMLYIPIEYALHVYNEVMSVGQKYGIRNAGYYALRSLRIEKFFAFWGQDLNTLTTPLECGRESRVKLDKGMDFIGRDALLSSEMRGIVQRVAGF
- the PDPR gene encoding pyruvate dehydrogenase phosphatase regulatory subunit, mitochondrial isoform X3 — protein: MFHRLLSVVRRQRNGRGWQKWSSVRSGAFVAEAHSVALPAEAHVVICGGGIMGTSVAYHLSKMGWKDIVLLEQGRLAAGSTRFCAGILSTARHLTIEQKMADYSNKLYHQLEQETGIQTGYIRTGSIFLAQTQDRLISLKRVNSRLNVIGIPSEIISPRKVAELHPLLNVHDLVGAMHVPEDAVVSSADVALALASAASQNGVQIYDRTSILHVMVRKGQVTGVETDKGQIQCQYFVNCAGQWAYELGLSNEEPVSIPLHACEHFYLLTRPLETPLQSNAPTIVDADGRIYIRNWQGGILSGGFEKNPKPIFTEGKNQLEIQNLQEDWDHFEPLLSSLLRRMPELEALEIVKLVNCPETFTPDMRCLMGESPSVQGYFVLAGMNSAGLSFGGGAGKYLAEWMVHGYPSENVWELDLKRFGALQSSRTFLRHRVMEVMPLLYDLKVPRWDFQTGRQLRTSPLYDRLDAQGARWMEKHGFERPKYFVPPDKDLLALEQSKTFYKPDWFDIVESEVKCCKEAVCVIDMSSFTKFEITSTGDQALEVLQYLFSNDLDVPVGHIVHTGMLNQGGGYENDCSIARLSKRSFFMISPTDQQVHCWAWLKKYMPEDSNLILEDVTWKYTALNLIGPRAVDVLSELSYAPMTPDHFPSLFCKEMSVGYANGIRVMSMTHTGEPGFMLYIPIEYALHVYNEVMSVGQKYGIRNAGYYALRSLRIEKFFAFWGQDLNTLTTPLECGRESRVKLDKGMDFIGRDALSSEMRGIVQRVAGF
- the PDPR gene encoding pyruvate dehydrogenase phosphatase regulatory subunit, mitochondrial isoform X4; translation: MPELEALEIVKLVNCPETFTPDMRCLMGESPSVQGYFVLAGMNSAGLSFGGGAGKYLAEWMVHGYPSENVWELDLKRFGALQSSRTFLRHRVMEVMPLLYDLKVPRWDFQTGRQLRTSPLYDRLDAQGARWMEKHGFERPKYFVPPDKDLLALEQSKTFYKPDWFDIVESEVKCCKEAVCVIDMSSFTKFEITSTGDQALEVLQYLFSNDLDVPVGHIVHTGMLNQGGGYENDCSIARLSKRSFFMISPTDQQVHCWAWLKKYMPEDSNLILEDVTWKYTALNLIGPRAVDVLSELSYAPMTPDHFPSLFCKEMSVGYANGIRVMSMTHTGEPGFMLYIPIEYALHVYNEVMSVGQKYGIRNAGYYALRSLRIEKFFAFWGQDLNTLTTPLECGRESRVKLDKGMDFIGRDALLQQKQNGVYKRLTMFILDDHDTDLDLWPWWGEPIYRNGQYVGKTTSSAYGYTLERHVCLGFVHNFSEDTGEEQVVTADFINRGEYEIDIAGHRFQAKAKLYPVPSLFTHKRRKDDVELSDLQGK